The Salvia miltiorrhiza cultivar Shanhuang (shh) unplaced genomic scaffold, IMPLAD_Smil_shh original_scaffold_316, whole genome shotgun sequence genome includes a window with the following:
- the LOC131004088 gene encoding uncharacterized protein LOC131004088, producing MIQGFNHEGQRALGTIRLRLQMQDMESTALLHVIDARTSYNMLLGQPWLHENEAESHFADAQFYLGRTKATVVERDVPQEESGSRQEKESRPKMEGFTIPLTKIDAKKPIPQSLKDFARPKQSGATEHGDLSDKELSKHFGPKAYKLLVNAGYNPQESSTSKSHVRKTANTSQNPKAGLGYMVQSPIRIAIKRATANYANTKQIPKSSSNRRTQRVSVFKRLDERKAQRISVFKRLGKGKSWKKDVTKRANELDITEKLRSSIPSRMKRCTTLLISCGKELKAKMKTIIFTRDAEDDEDRESVASSYYTTNSASNPVPLPHTTQGQVRREDVVTSNHITSCEEVVVEEEDAEIAPQQFEEGVEGTVDELREINLGTIEDPRPTYISALLTVDEEYSYIELLKEFKDIFAWSYKEMPGLSSKIAVHHLAVRKDARPVKQAQRRFRPELVPLIEAEVNKLINVGFIREVKYPTWISSIVPVRNKNGQIRVCVDFRDLNEACPKDDFPLPIAELMIDATTGHETLTFMDGSSGYNQIRMSPNEEELTAFRTPKGIYCYKVMPFGLKNAGATYQRAMQKIFDDILHKNVECYVDDLVVKSKKRNNHLQDLRMVFERLRKHQLKMNPLKCAFGVKSGKFLGFIVRHQGIEIEQAKIDAILKMPEPRNIHDLKSLQGKLAYLQRFISNLAGSCQPFSRIMKKGIPFEWDESCRNAFKNIKSYLMQPPVLAAPVPGRPLILYIAAQERSMGALLAQENEGGKENALYYLSRTMTPNELKYAPIEKLCLALIFSIQKLKHYFQAHTVRLISKANPLKFVMSRPVLSDRLARWYLQLQQFEIVYVPQKAVKGQVLTDFLADHPIPAEWELSDDLPDEDALVIDVALPWWMFFDGASHKEGAGAGIVFVTPEHQVLPFSFTLTENCSNNVAEYQALILGLEMALNMQQSHLKVYGDSKLVVNQILGLYEVKKPELLPYVKYARKIIEWLGDVEIEHVPRSENKQADALAKLASTIAMISGEIQIPVCERWVIPPIFEEEKCEEIESHLVEVFEIEEEDWRQLLVDYLKYDKLPNDPRRRVDIRRRATRFIFFKGTLYRRSFDGVFLRCLSSEEAAKAMEEAHSGICGAHQSGPKLHFRIKRMGYYWPTMVKDCQDYAQRCQACQFHVNLIHQPPEPLHPTVASWPFDAWGMDVVGPLTKSSGGHLYILAATDYFSKWAEAIPLREVKKETVAEFIKTNIIYRYGVPRYIITDNGTPFSNTVINKLCEKFGFKQRKSSMYNAPANGLAEAFNKTLCNLLKKIVSKSKRDWHERIGEALWAYRTTYRTPTQATPYSLVYGVEAVIPLEQQIPSLRMAIQEGLTEEENARLRLEELEALDEKRLEAQQKLECYQARLSKSFNKTVRVRSFQVGDLVLAVRRPIVVTHRVGNKFVSRWDGPYVVKEVYTNGAYRLLSDDNVRVGPINGKFLKRYYP from the exons ATTGCAGATGCAGGACATGGAGTCCACAGCGTTGCTTCATGTGATTGATGCAAGGACATCCTACAACATGCTTCTGGGTCAACCATGGcttcatgaaaatg AAGCAGAGTCACATTTCGCCGATGCTCAATTCTATTTGGGAAGAACTAAAGCAACAGTGGTGGAAAGGGATGTACCACAGGAGGAGTCAGGATCCCGCCAAGAGAAAGAATCTCGCCCAAAGATGGAAGGTTTCACCATCCctttgactaagattgatgcCAAAAAGCCCATTCCTCAGTCACTCAAAGATTTTGCCCGACCAAAGCAAAGTGGCGCCACAGAACATGGAGATCTCTCAGACAAAGAACTCTCAAAacactttggtccgaaggcatacAAACTCCTTgtgaatgctggatacaatccCCAAGAAAGCTCCACGTCAAAGTCTCATGTGAGAAAAACTGCTAATACAAGCCAAAATCCCAAGGCAGGCTTGGGATACATGGTGCAAAGCCCCATTCGTattgccatcaagagagccactgCTAACTATGCTAACACCAAGCAAATCCCGAAATCTTCAAGCAATCGGAGAACCCAAAGGGTTTCTGTTTTCAAAAGATTGGATGAAAGAAAAGCTCAACGAATATCTGTCTTTAAAAGGCTTGGCAAAGGCAAGTCATGGAAAAAGGACGTGACAAAAAGGGCCAATGAATTGGACATAACAGAAAAGCTAAGGAGCTCGATTCCTTCTCGTATGAAGAGGTGTACCACTTTGCTCATATCATGTGGAAAAGAATTGAAGGCCAaaatgaagacaatcatctttACACGGGATGCCGAAGACGatgaagatagagagagtgtggcTTCATCTTACTACACTACTAATAGTGCTAGTAATCCAGTTCCTCTTCCTCATACTACTCAAGGTCAAGTGCGTCGCGAAGATGTTGTTACATCAAACCATATCACCTCATGTGAAGAAGTGGTTGTCGAAGAGGAAGACGCTGAAATAGCTCCTCAGCAGTTTGAAGAAGGAGTTGAGGGTACCGTTGATGAATTGAGAGAAATTAATTTGGGCACTATTGAAGATCCACGACCCACTTACATCAGCGCGTTGTTGACTGTTGATGAGGAATACTCATATATCGAATTGCTCAAAGAATTCAAAGACATCTTTGCATGGTCTTATAAGGAAATGCCGGGGTTGAGCTCCAAGATAGCTGTTCATCATTTAGCCGTTAGAAAGGATGCACGACCAGTCAAGCAGGCCCAGCGCCGATTCCGACCAGAATTAGTTCCTCTAATTGAAGCTGAAGTGAACAAACTCATCAATGTGGGTTTTATTAGAGAAGTCAAATACCCAACATGGATTTCAAGCATTGTTCCAGTAAGAAATAAAAATGGACAAATTCGTGTATGTGTTGACTTCAGGGACTTGAATGAAGCATGCCCCAAGGATGACTTTCCATTGCCAATTGCCGAATTGATGATCGATGCCACAACTGGGCATGAAACATTAACCTTCATGGATGGATCTTCCGGTTACAATCAAATTCGCATGTCACCAAATGAGGAAGAGTTAACAGCATTTCGAACCCCGAAAGGAATCTATTGCTACAAAGTGATGCCATTTGGGTTGAAGAACGCTGGTGCCACTTACCAAAGAGCCATGCAGAAGATATTTGATGATATACTTCATAAAAATGTTGAGTGTTACGTGGATGATTTGGTGGTTAAGTCCAAAAAACGAAACAATCACCTACAAGATCTACGAATGGTTTTTGAGCGATTGAGAAAACATCAGTTGAAGATGAATCCACTAAAATGCGCATTTGGTGTCAAGTCTGGCAAATTTCTTGGGTTCATCGTTCGCCATCAAGGGATAGAAATTGAACAAGCAAAGATTGATGCCATACTAAAAATGCCCGAACCTCGAAATATCCATGACCTGAAAAGTTTGCAAGGGAAGTTAGCATACTTACAAaggtttatttcaaatttagctGGAAGTTGTCAACCATTTAGCCGAATTATGAAGAAGGGTATACCATTCGAGTGGGATGAGTCATGTAGAAATGCTTTCAAGAATATCAAATCTTACTTGATGCAGCCTCCTGTATTAGCAGCACCTGTGCCAGGACGCCCCTTGATTTTGTATATTGCTGCTCAAGAACGATCCATGGGAGCTCTCCTTGCGCAAGAAAATGAAGGTGGAAAAGAGAATGCATTATACTACTTGAGCAGAACAATGACACCAAATGAGTTGAAATATGCTCCAATTGAGAAGCTGTGTTTGGCATTGATTTTCTCCATCCAAAAGCTTAAGCATTATTTCCAAGCTCACACTGTCCGCCTTATATCCAAGGCAAACCCTTTAAAGTTTGTGATGTCAAGACCTGTTTTATCTGACAGGCTTGCACGTTGGTACCTCCAACTGCAAcaatttgagattgtgtatgttCCTCAAAAGGCTGTGAAGGGACAAGTGTTGACAGACTTCTTAGCAGACCACCCAATTCCTGCTGAATGGGAGCTAAGTGATGACCTCCCGGATGAAGATGCACTTGTAATCGATGTCGCCCTACCATGGTGGATGTTTTTCGATGGAGCATCTCATAAAGAAGGTGCTGGTGCCGGGATCGTGTTCGTGACACCAGAACATCAAGTGCTGCCATTTTCCTTCACTCTAACTGAGAATTGCTCTAACAATGTAGCAGAATATCAAGCTCTGATCCTCGGTTTGGAAATGGCGTTGAATATGCAGCAATCTCACCTCAAAGTATATGGTGATTCTAAATTGGTGGTTAATCAAATACTTGGACTGTATGAAGTGAAGAAACCTGAATTATTGCCATACGTCAAGTATGCTCGCAAGATCATTGAGTGGCTTGGAGATGTGGAAATCGAACATGTTCCAAGAAGTGAAAATAAGCAAGCAGATGCCTTGGCTAAACTCGCGTCTACCATAGCTATGATCAGTGGCGAAATTCAAATTCCAGTATGTGAAAGATGGGTTATACCACctatttttgaagaagaaaaatgcGAAGAAATTGAAAGTCATCTTGTTGAGGTCTTCGAAATTGAGGAGGAAGATTGGCGCCAGCTGTTGGTCGATTACTTGAAGTATGATAAATTACCAAATGATCCACGTCGAAGGGTTGACATCCGACGGCGCGCCACTCGTTTCATTTTCTTCAAAGGGACGCTTTATAGGAGGTCTTTTGATGGAGTATTTCTCAGGTGCCTAAGTAGTGAGGAAGCTGCTAAAGCCATGGAAGAGGCGCATTCTGGAATTTGCGGTGCTCACCAGTCAGGTCCAAAGCTGCACTTCCGAATCAAGAGGATGGGCTACTACTGGCCAACCATGGTGAAAGATTGTCAAGATTATGCACAAAGATGTCAAGCTTGCCAATTTCATGTAAACCTCATCCATCAGCCGCCCGAACCACTACACCCCACGGTTGCGTCCTGGCCTTTTGATGCCTGGGGCATGGATGTTGTTGGTCCATTGACAAAATCATCAGGGGGGCATTTATACATTTTGGCAGCAACCGATTACTTCTCCAAGTGGGCTGAGGCGATACCATTAAGAGAAGTGAAGAAAGAGACCGTTGCTGAGTTTATCAAGACCAACATCATCTATCGTTATGGAGTTCCTCGCTACATCATAACTGATAATGGAACACCTTTCAGCAACACGGTGATAAACAAGCTTTGTGAAAAATTCGGCTTCAAGCAACGGAAGTCATCGATGTATAATGCACCGGCAAATGGGTTGGCTGAAGCATTCAACAAGACTTTGTGCAATCTGTTGAAGAAAATTGTTTCAAAATCAAAGCGTGACTGGCATGAACGTATTGGGGAAGCATTGTGGGCATATCGAACCACCTATAGAACTCCTACGCAGGCAACGCCTTACTCTTTGGTATATGGGGTTGAAGCTGTCATTCCTCTCGAGCAACAAATTCCCTCTTTGAGAATGGCCATTCAGGAAGGGCTaactgaagaagaaaatgcACGTCTGCGTCTGGAGGAACTCGAAGCTCTAGATGAGAAAAGGCTGGAAGCTCAGCAAAAGTTAGAATGCTACCAAGCTCGCCTCTCAAAGTCTTTCAACAAGACGGTGCGAGTGCGTTCTTTTCAAGTTGGAGATTTGGTCCTCGCTGTGAGGAGGCCAATCGTTGTCACTCATCGTGTTGGAAACAAATTCGTATCAAGATGGGATGGCCCATATGTTGTCAAGGAAGTCTACACAAACGGAGCATACAGGCTTCTTTCTGATGACAACGTCAGAGTTGGGCCTATCAATGGCAAGTTCCTGAAACGTTACTATCCTTGA
- the LOC131004086 gene encoding uncharacterized protein LOC131004086, with protein MYLAAHIACWLCIFVFPDGDAMSIRPTSFKMASLMACKQKVALTAPVLASIYKGLNTISSSMEPSLVLVTLPFHFIYGWIALYFNTHIPLPRSLGVAKMTLYSGEGAAKYYLPIACRERIQSYNSIRWNCTTFTKEDDIFHVDGENTREIEQCFFMAIRSSFLVRRLDDHFIVESYGPHRFSRQFSYYQIVPSSLTQNIRRTSLEEGLNLWRMCLLHRSRSRACFPRSSLDMKIHCSVDYKTWWDRTYRFSFENKISSPAHITFKRKDQEEAINSKDGKRKVVSTTLIADSGSSNSERNWKKKRIAGSSKPAEDHVEEEPTLVDADVNKTLKEVFGNNLEKGSPIDCVSIESNKSNEIPCLAKQSRPRPMPSCGAPSEFNATRMIDDELKSCCRIIWGKLRDKVERTKVEFLSALEDEIRSGISRMKIICGLNLSNLEDSIDELFSKATAFDKVRSASHEINEGHTLKVREVKVCLQEKFAKEKKDVANCDALKTDLDELEKRKKELLVSLEQRSLILKTTRGEIKVLKEDLAKLEEASRNDEVLKNLEALKLSLESMQQILRDQDPFA; from the exons ATGTACTTGGCAGCTCATATAGCTTGCTGGTTGTGTATCTTTGTTTTTCCAGATGGTGATGCCATGTCGATTAGACCAACCTCTTTCAAAATGGCAAGTTTGATGGCGTGCAAACAGAAAGTTGCCCTTACAGCTCCAGTTCTAGCCAGCATCTACAAAGGGTTGAACACTATCTCTAGTTCTATGGAGCCTTCTCTTGTCCTGGTGACGCTACCCTTTCATTTCATATATGGTTGGATAGCGCTCTATTTCAACACTCACATTCCCCTTCCAAGAAGCCTTGGTGTCGCCAAGATGACTCTATACTCAGGCGAAGGAGCTGCGAAGTATTATCTGCCTATTGCGTGCCGCGAACGAATTCAGTCGTACAATTCGATTCGCTGGAATTGTACCACATTCACCAAGGAAGATGACATTTTCCATGTCGATGGTGAAAATACAAGAGAGATTGAGCAATGCTTCTTCATGGCTATTCGTTCGAGTTTTTTGGTTCGCCGGCTGGATGACCACTTCATCGTGGAGTCTTATGGTCCTCACCGCTTCAGCCGTCAATTTAGCTATTACCAAATCGTACCCAGCAGCCTTACTCAGAACATTCGAAGGACATCTTTGGAAGAAGGTCTCAACCTTTGGCGCATGTGTTTGCTGCACAGATCACGATCAAGGGCATGTTTTCCACGATCTTCTTTGGACATGAAGATACATTGTTCAGTCGACTATAAGACTTGGTGGGATAGGACGTacagattttcttttgaaaacaAAATCTCTTCTCCGGCTCATATCACTTTTAAAAGAAAAGATCAGGAAGAAGCAATCAACTCCAAAGATGGAAAGAGGAAGGTCGTCTCTACCACCCTTATAGCTGATTCTGGTAGTAGCAATTCTGAGCGTAATtggaaaaagaagagaattGCGGGGTCCTCAAAACCGGCCGAGGATCACGTTGAGGAAGAGCCAACTCTAGTGGATGCCGATGTGAACAAG ACTTTGAAAGAAGTGTTTGGAAATAATCTTGAGAAGGGCTCACCAATCGACTGTGTATCCATTGAATCCAATAAGTCAAACGAGATTCCTTGTCTTGCTAAACAATCCCGCCCCCGACCAATGCCATCATGTGGGGCGCCTTCCGAGTTCAATGCCACACGCATGATTGATGATGAACTCAAGTCGTGCTGCAGGATCATCTGGGGAAAGCTTCGTGACAAGGTTGAGAGAACCAAAGTCGAGTTTCTATCGGCGCTTGAAGACGAGATACGGAGTGGCATTTCCCGTATGAAGATTATTTGTGGTCTTAACCTTTCCAACCTTGAAGATAGTATTGATGAACTATTCTCCAAAGCCACCGCTTTTGATAAAGTAAGGTCGGCTTCTCATGagatcaatgaaggccacacaCTCAAAGTTCGAGAGGTCAAGGTTTGCCTTCAAGAGAAGTTTGCCAAAGAGAAGAAGGATGTTGCGAATTGTGATGCTTTAAAAACGGATCTTGATGAGTTGGAGAAACGCAAGAAAGAATTGTTGGTGTCTTTGGAGCAGCGAAGCTTGATACTCAAGACTACTCGTGGTGAGATCAAGGTACTCAAGGAAGACCTGGCCAAGCTTGAAGAGGCTTCGAGAAATGATGAGGTCTTGAAGAATTTGGAAGCCTTGAAGCTTTCACTAGAGTCTATGCAGCAGATTTTGAGAGATCAAGACCCTTTTGCTTAG